One genomic segment of Halalkalicoccus tibetensis includes these proteins:
- a CDS encoding GntP family permease → MVLSNPLVPFVIGVVAVVLLLVWLKLPAFVGLILAAMAIGIATPELPFATVPEELAEAFGDTMVDIGIPILMAAIIGKCLMDSGAAERVVRAFLSITGEDNSEYALLGSSYVLSIPVFFDNVFYLLAPLARSMKARTGVKYSLYISVLASGALATHMLVPPTPGPLAAAGSLGVDLGLAILIGAMVALPASLLAGIVYGTYLHGREDFPLRDAMGSTPESLEEKAETPTAQLPGLFESGMPILLPVVLIASSTIANALAEQGVLAEGGSLVQLTTFVGNANFALTAAAMAAAFTLYRLEIGDREEFSEELTEALKSGGNIIAITAAGGTFGAMLAAAGVGEYIAEGLAALGISLLIAGWLIAAVIRVAQGSATVAILTGASIMAPLLDALAAHPVYMLMAVGCGAMIAPWYNDSGFWIISEVAGITQVETFKTYSATATIMSITGLVMVLVLSTVLPF, encoded by the coding sequence ATGGTACTCTCGAACCCGCTCGTCCCGTTCGTGATCGGCGTGGTCGCGGTCGTACTGTTGCTCGTCTGGCTGAAGCTGCCCGCGTTCGTCGGGCTGATCCTCGCGGCGATGGCGATCGGGATCGCCACGCCCGAGCTCCCGTTCGCGACCGTTCCCGAGGAGCTCGCGGAGGCCTTCGGCGACACGATGGTCGACATCGGGATCCCCATCCTGATGGCGGCGATCATCGGGAAGTGTCTGATGGACAGCGGGGCCGCAGAACGCGTCGTCCGGGCCTTCCTCTCGATCACCGGCGAGGACAACTCCGAGTACGCGCTGCTGGGCTCGAGCTACGTCCTCTCCATTCCCGTCTTCTTCGACAACGTCTTCTACCTGCTCGCGCCGCTGGCCCGCTCGATGAAGGCCCGGACCGGCGTGAAGTACTCGCTGTACATCTCGGTGCTGGCCTCGGGGGCGCTCGCGACCCACATGCTCGTCCCGCCGACGCCGGGTCCGCTCGCCGCCGCCGGGAGTCTGGGGGTCGATCTGGGTCTCGCGATCCTGATCGGCGCGATGGTCGCGCTGCCGGCCTCGCTGCTCGCGGGGATCGTCTACGGCACCTATCTCCACGGCCGCGAGGACTTCCCGCTGCGCGACGCGATGGGCTCGACTCCCGAGAGCCTCGAGGAGAAGGCAGAAACCCCGACCGCACAGCTCCCCGGTCTGTTCGAGTCCGGGATGCCGATCCTCCTGCCGGTGGTGCTGATCGCCTCCTCGACGATCGCGAACGCGCTCGCAGAACAGGGAGTCCTCGCGGAGGGAGGTTCGCTCGTCCAGCTTACCACCTTCGTCGGGAACGCGAACTTCGCGCTGACGGCGGCAGCGATGGCGGCGGCGTTCACCCTCTATCGCCTCGAGATCGGCGACCGTGAGGAGTTCAGCGAGGAGCTGACGGAGGCGCTCAAGAGCGGCGGCAACATCATCGCGATCACCGCCGCCGGGGGGACCTTCGGCGCGATGCTCGCGGCCGCGGGCGTCGGCGAGTACATCGCCGAGGGGCTCGCGGCGCTCGGCATCTCGCTTTTGATCGCCGGCTGGCTGATCGCCGCGGTGATCCGGGTCGCGCAGGGCTCGGCGACGGTCGCGATCCTGACGGGCGCGTCGATCATGGCGCCGTTGCTGGACGCGCTGGCGGCCCACCCGGTCTACATGCTGATGGCGGTGGGCTGTGGCGCGATGATCGCGCCCTGGTACAACGACAGCGGCTTCTGGATCATCAGCGAGGTCGCCGGCATCACGCAGGTCGAGACGTTCAAGACCTACTCGGCGACCGCGACGATCATGTCGATCACGGGGCTGGTGATGGTGCTCGTGCTCTCGACGGTGCTGCCCTTCTAG
- a CDS encoding universal stress protein, whose translation MYDTILVPVDGSDQADQAVEHAVGIAAKFGSTVHALHVVDDRGSGRAAEAVSELSRNSPERQEMQERRAEAGSDLTDAAVERARAEDVAAEAAVVEGDPAEVITDYATDEGMDLIVMGARGRSAVGKFLLGDVAGKVARHATTPVLLVRPDE comes from the coding sequence ATGTACGACACCATCCTCGTCCCGGTCGACGGGAGCGATCAGGCTGATCAGGCGGTCGAGCACGCCGTCGGCATCGCCGCGAAGTTCGGAAGCACCGTCCACGCGCTCCACGTCGTCGACGATCGGGGCTCCGGTCGGGCGGCAGAAGCCGTCAGCGAACTCTCGCGCAACTCCCCCGAGCGCCAGGAGATGCAAGAGCGCCGTGCGGAGGCCGGCAGCGACCTCACCGACGCGGCCGTCGAACGCGCCCGGGCCGAGGACGTCGCGGCCGAGGCGGCCGTCGTCGAGGGCGACCCGGCCGAGGTGATCACCGACTACGCGACCGACGAGGGGATGGACCTCATCGTGATGGGCGCGCGCGGGCGCAGCGCGGTCGGGAAGTTCCTGCTCGGCGACGTCGCCGGCAAGGTCGCGCGCCACGCCACGACGCCGGTGCTGCTGGTCCGGCCCGACGAGTGA
- a CDS encoding beta-ribofuranosylaminobenzene 5'-phosphate synthase family protein, with protein sequence MTVRVSAGGRLHFGFQNLSLAHERLYGSLGLALSEPRLVVECERAEGIGAEHPDAERYARRAVELLDVPGARVSIRETLPRHAGLGSGTQLALAVLTGIARAYGREPRVRERAPLLGRGGRSGVGIAAFESGGFVLDAGHPTTRFTAERPRDGSWEVPPVIARHPVPDDWRFLVVVPDVEPGKSGREEDDDMRSVVERASPGIADEVTAICTRRVLPAVVGDDLATFGAGVAEVGRLNGAWYADAQGGVYRPPVGELVRELESDPAIEGAGQSSWGPTVYGVTDRARADDAHEAGRRALSRAGVGGEVRVVAGRNEGVRID encoded by the coding sequence ATGACGGTCCGGGTCTCCGCCGGCGGCCGGCTCCACTTCGGCTTCCAGAACCTCTCGCTGGCCCACGAGCGCCTCTACGGGAGCCTGGGGCTCGCGCTTTCCGAGCCGCGGCTGGTCGTCGAGTGCGAGCGCGCCGAGGGAATCGGTGCGGAACACCCGGACGCCGAGCGATACGCCCGCCGGGCGGTCGAGCTGCTCGACGTGCCGGGCGCGCGCGTTTCCATCCGCGAGACGCTCCCGCGCCACGCCGGGCTCGGTAGCGGCACGCAGCTCGCATTGGCTGTCCTCACAGGGATCGCCCGCGCGTACGGCCGCGAGCCACGGGTCCGCGAGCGCGCTCCGTTACTGGGGCGGGGCGGGCGAAGCGGCGTCGGGATCGCCGCCTTCGAGTCGGGCGGGTTCGTCCTCGACGCGGGCCACCCGACGACCCGTTTCACCGCCGAGCGGCCCCGCGACGGGAGCTGGGAGGTGCCGCCGGTGATCGCGCGCCATCCGGTTCCCGACGACTGGCGCTTCCTGGTGGTCGTTCCCGACGTCGAACCCGGAAAGAGCGGCCGCGAGGAGGACGACGACATGCGCTCGGTCGTCGAGCGCGCGAGCCCCGGGATCGCCGACGAGGTCACCGCCATCTGTACGCGGCGGGTGCTGCCCGCGGTCGTCGGGGACGATCTCGCGACCTTCGGCGCGGGCGTCGCGGAGGTCGGCCGGCTCAACGGCGCGTGGTACGCCGACGCCCAGGGCGGGGTGTATCGCCCGCCCGTCGGCGAGCTCGTCCGCGAACTGGAGTCCGACCCCGCGATCGAGGGCGCCGGCCAGTCCTCGTGGGGGCCGACCGTCTACGGCGTCACCGATCGGGCGCGCGCGGACGACGCTCACGAGGCCGGACGGCGGGCGCTCTCGCGGGCGGGCGTCGGCGGGGAGGTACGGGTTGTCGCCGGGCGAAACGAGGGCGTCCGTATCGACTGA
- a CDS encoding C2H2-type zinc finger protein, whose translation MVSDPRDDEETEEDDEFRCTICNETFEDQQALERHGEEEHEGDEDYSKQP comes from the coding sequence ATGGTATCCGATCCCAGGGACGACGAGGAGACCGAGGAGGACGACGAGTTCCGCTGTACGATCTGCAACGAGACGTTCGAGGACCAGCAGGCGTTGGAGCGACACGGCGAGGAGGAACACGAGGGCGACGAGGACTACAGCAAACAGCCGTAG
- a CDS encoding transcription factor S → MQFCPECGSMMKAEGEQWVCGSCGERVARDRESESEFVSTEAQSGDELIETEEGAEFEGKPTARDVTCEECGNGEAWYTIKQTGSADEPPTRFFKCKECGYRWREYN, encoded by the coding sequence ATGCAGTTCTGTCCGGAGTGCGGGTCGATGATGAAGGCCGAGGGCGAGCAGTGGGTCTGTGGCTCCTGTGGGGAACGGGTCGCGCGCGACCGCGAATCCGAATCGGAGTTCGTCTCGACGGAGGCCCAGAGCGGCGACGAGCTCATCGAGACCGAGGAGGGCGCGGAGTTCGAGGGCAAACCCACCGCGCGGGACGTGACCTGCGAGGAGTGTGGGAACGGCGAGGCCTGGTACACGATCAAGCAGACCGGCAGTGCCGACGAACCCCCAACGAGGTTCTTCAAATGTAAGGAGTGCGGGTATCGCTGGCGCGAGTACAACTGA
- a CDS encoding DUF305 domain-containing protein codes for MTNPTTRRRVLYALGAASTVGIAGYGAAAEDGEEPDHEHDHHGDGDHDEHDHHEHEEHDEERHEEYDGEFNHADVEFMRMMIVHHEQAIEMAKLIPGRTDRCELRELGPEIIDVQEEEIEQMHEWLAEAGADPDHADHMDHGEMEGMLSEEELQELRCAEGREFDCLFVEGMIVHHEGAIEMSEDVLEDGRADRVADLAEEVIEVQEAEIEQMEDWQDEWGC; via the coding sequence ATGACGAACCCAACGACGCGACGACGGGTCCTGTACGCACTGGGCGCCGCAAGCACGGTCGGGATCGCCGGCTACGGGGCGGCGGCCGAGGACGGCGAGGAACCGGACCACGAACACGACCACCACGGGGACGGTGATCACGACGAGCACGACCATCACGAACACGAGGAGCACGACGAGGAACGTCACGAGGAGTACGACGGCGAGTTCAACCACGCGGACGTCGAGTTCATGCGAATGATGATCGTCCACCACGAGCAGGCGATCGAGATGGCGAAGCTGATCCCGGGTCGGACCGACCGCTGTGAACTCCGCGAGCTCGGCCCCGAGATCATCGACGTCCAGGAGGAGGAGATCGAGCAGATGCACGAGTGGCTCGCGGAGGCCGGCGCCGACCCCGATCACGCGGACCACATGGACCACGGCGAGATGGAGGGGATGCTCTCCGAGGAGGAACTACAGGAGCTTCGCTGTGCGGAGGGTCGGGAGTTCGACTGCCTGTTCGTCGAGGGGATGATCGTCCACCACGAGGGCGCGATCGAAATGAGCGAGGACGTCCTCGAGGACGGACGAGCCGATCGCGTGGCCGACCTCGCGGAGGAGGTCATCGAGGTCCAGGAGGCGGAGATCGAGCAGATGGAGGACTGGCAGGACGAGTGGGGCTGCTGA